A single window of Micrococcaceae bacterium Sec5.1 DNA harbors:
- a CDS encoding SRPBCC family protein — MQRTSKSTDYEFLTVWRVAGTREEVVDVLGNAATLKQWWPAVYLKVTPVAQGNPDGVGASFDLHTKGWLPYTLRWRLTVTEPITLHGFALKAEGDLNGTGRWTFETDGPEVVITYDWRVSTAKPLLRKLSWLLKPAFSANHHWAMARGEESLKLELRRRRPGADLSRIPEPPGPTFVRTKGRLSEQ, encoded by the coding sequence ATGCAACGAACCAGCAAAAGCACCGACTACGAGTTCCTGACGGTCTGGAGAGTGGCCGGAACGCGCGAGGAAGTGGTGGATGTCCTCGGTAACGCGGCCACCCTCAAACAGTGGTGGCCCGCGGTGTACCTCAAGGTGACGCCGGTGGCGCAAGGCAACCCGGACGGCGTAGGCGCCTCGTTCGACCTCCACACCAAAGGCTGGCTCCCCTACACCCTGCGTTGGCGGCTCACCGTTACCGAACCCATTACCCTGCACGGCTTTGCGCTCAAAGCCGAGGGAGACCTCAACGGCACGGGCCGCTGGACTTTCGAAACCGACGGTCCGGAAGTCGTCATCACCTACGACTGGCGGGTCAGCACAGCGAAGCCACTCCTGCGAAAGCTGAGCTGGCTCCTGAAGCCTGCGTTCTCGGCCAACCATCACTGGGCTATGGCGCGTGGCGAGGAAAGCCTGAAACTTGAGCTCCGCCGTCGTCGGCCCGGTGCGGATCTCAGCCGCATACCGGAACCACCGGGACCAACGTTTGTGCGTACCAAGGGCCGACTTTCAGAGCAATAA
- a CDS encoding phosphotransferase, giving the protein MESWHRNRLSANQAGLLESWLPGVLLLKDLSWNLVDTAVLEVADDHHKYIVKAAGPLNHHIGREIQAHVEGTEAEYDTETYQQAGRLMRAFHEQAAQTDPDYEAAAASKTLSWLSTPHRIESSSVEKVQAILGAYQPKPVVLVPTHGDWQPRNWLVDETELRIIDFGRYGFRPAATDFCRLAVQQWRSHPHLETAFFEGYGSDPRDGELWNVALLREAVATAAWAYQTGHQRFEEQGHRMLRDALAKF; this is encoded by the coding sequence ATGGAATCCTGGCACCGTAACCGGCTGAGTGCGAACCAGGCCGGACTTCTAGAAAGCTGGCTGCCAGGTGTTCTTCTCCTCAAGGACCTCTCCTGGAATCTCGTAGATACGGCGGTCCTTGAGGTGGCGGACGATCACCATAAATACATCGTCAAAGCCGCGGGGCCGTTGAATCATCACATAGGACGTGAGATACAAGCCCACGTGGAGGGTACCGAAGCTGAATACGACACGGAAACGTATCAGCAAGCCGGGCGTCTAATGCGTGCGTTTCACGAGCAAGCCGCGCAGACTGACCCAGACTATGAGGCGGCAGCCGCTTCCAAAACGTTGTCTTGGCTGAGCACGCCCCATCGCATCGAAAGCTCTAGCGTTGAGAAAGTCCAGGCCATACTTGGCGCATATCAGCCGAAGCCTGTGGTGCTCGTCCCGACCCACGGTGACTGGCAACCACGCAACTGGCTAGTGGACGAGACCGAGCTGAGGATCATCGACTTTGGCCGCTACGGGTTCAGGCCAGCCGCCACTGACTTCTGTCGCCTGGCGGTGCAGCAATGGCGCTCCCATCCTCATTTGGAGACTGCCTTTTTTGAGGGGTACGGTTCAGATCCCAGAGACGGCGAGCTCTGGAACGTTGCGCTGCTGCGCGAGGCAGTAGCTACCGCCGCATGGGCATACCAGACCGGCCACCAACGGTTTGAGGAACAAGGTCATCGAATGCTTCGTGATGCGTTGGCCAAGTTCTAG